The following are encoded together in the Octopus sinensis linkage group LG15, ASM634580v1, whole genome shotgun sequence genome:
- the LOC115219658 gene encoding octopressin receptor — MENFTEENLHPWITTTTRVYNNVTIFPQYDDELGKFEIMVLCILCFMALFGNAVVLIVLRIKKTTLTRMQLLIVYLSVTDISVALFHILPTIILKINVYFLGDISACRVYQFITVAELYASSFVLIVTALDRYISICHPLAAHMWTNRRVHMTTALALFLALMCSLPQLDAVLVDFHGGKLCRPNLTTELANIAYSWWAFCSVFFVPLLLLIFFYGRICFVVWQSMRGRECTQSVGSSASRYVRKPIKCRISSQTSSENRVKNYSDARDKDSSRNPRAICRGVSKSKIKTIKLTFSVVACFIICYTPFFTVLMARTYDAELSSAQSK; from the coding sequence ATGGAAAACTTCACAGAAGAAAACCTCCATCCTTGGATTACTACAACAACACGGGTCTACAACAACGTCACAATATTTCCTCAATACGATGACGAATTGGGTAAATTTGAAATTATGGTCCTGTGTATTCTATGCTTCATGGCTCTGTTCGGAAATGCAGTCGTATTAATCGTACTACGCATCAAAAAAACAACTCTCACTCGAATGCAGCTTTTGATCGTGTATTTGAGCGTTACTGACATTTCTGTAGCTCTCTTCCATATTCTACCGACTATTATTCTCAAAATCAACGTCTATTTCCTCGGAGACATATCTGCCTGCCGAGTATATCAGTTTATCACTGTCGCCGAACTTTACGCTTCTTCATTCGTACTCATTGTCACCGCCTTGGATCGTTACATCTCTATATGTCATCCACTTGCTGCTCACATGTGGACCAATCGACGAGTTCATATGACCACGGCTTTGGCTTTGTTTTTGGCCCTGATGTGTTCATTGCCACAACTGGATGCAGTACTTGTTGATTTCCATGGTGGAAAATTATGCCGACCCAACCTCACCACAGAACTTGCAAACATCGCCTACAGCTGGTGGGCTTTCTGTTCCGTCTTCTTTGTTCCTTTGCTTCTCTTGATCTTCTTCTATGGTAGAATATGCTTCGTTGTGTGGCAGAGCATGCGCGGTCGTGAATGCACGCAGTCAGTCGGTAGCTCGGCATCAAGATACGTACGCAAGCCGATCAAATGCCGGATCTCCTCCCAAACATCGTCGGAAAACCGAGTGAAGAATTACTCGGACGCAAGGGACAAAGATTCATCGCGCAACCCGCGAGCTATCTGTCGTGGTGTTTCCAAATCAAAGATCAAAACCATCAAACTGACTTTTTCTGTCGTGGCATGTTTTATTATATGCTATACGCCGTTTTTTACTGTTCTCATGGCTCGAACTTACGATGCAGAGTTGAGCTCAGCTCAAAGTAAGTAA